DNA from Plasmodium yoelii strain 17X genome assembly, chromosome: 13:
gatatttgaataatttgatcttttgttaaaaatgaaataccGATTTTTATATTCCTTATAATTATTGTATGTACATTAAAATTTACACCAACAGATAAAGTTGTTGTGCAGCAAAGACAAAATAGTATATTATTTCGAAGGGCATTCTCAATAatatctttttcattttttcctaATTCagaatgatgataaaaaattccattaataattaatttttctatttctaaaatgtttatatttatatcttttatcTCATTTAAttgatttattaattttttccttttttctaataattcaatacttatattaaaataattattttttaaataatatgaaattaCATTACTAATAAATGATGCAACTTTTTCACTTTGTTTTTTTGTcgaacaaaatattaatacatttctttttaaaattaattcttCACTTAATATATATCCTAAATGATCTGGATCTAACACATATGGCATATCCAATGTCCtctcaatatatttttgttctATATCTTTATAcatcacattttttattttatacaggtattttattttttgtgtcTTTTTGCTACTTACTCGTATCTTCGCTTCCAGCCATTTTCCGATCTGACCAAAACAGCGaaattaagaaaaatatgaacggCAAGGTAAATTGGACACAtgtatgaaaataaaaatatgaacataaaaaaatatgaacagaCAATGCGAATTAGACACATgtatggaaataaaaaatatgaacggGCAAGGTAAATTGGACACAtgtatgaaaataaaaatatgaacataaaaaaatatgaacagaCAATGCGAATTAGACACAtgtatgaaaataaaaaatatgaacggGCAAGGTAAATTGGACACACgtatggaaataaaaaatatgcacatgTGTGTATAGGGGTATATATTTGCATAGCCTACATGGTCGATGTTGGAGAAAGTTGCAGAGAAACCATATGTTcgtaaattaaaaatatgattgtaatttttttgggcatatttaatttttgttaataagGATTCAATGAAAAACCCTCTTTGCAAATCATTGATATAGTGAATTTCatcaataataaaaataaaattggattttaaattatttttaattataatattaattataatattagcTTGTTCATATGTACATAAAGCTATATCAGTCGATAGACTATAAGAATAACCAGTAAAATTAAAgctattaaattttttaatatttaatgatACTGTGCTATTTCCTAGTAGCATTTCAtaataatcatatttttcatttattagtGATACAGTTGGTAAAGTTAATATAACTCTATATCctttgtataaaataaatcgaataattataatatcatAAATTAATGTTTTTCCCATTCCTGTTGGCATACTGAATAAAaagtttttataaaattcttTATCAttctgtatattttttatttgggtTTCGTTCATGTTTTTTTCCTGAACATGTTCAGGCATTACATTATTGTCCAAACATTTTACCATTTCTCCTTTTTCTCCAAAATTTTCAAAGGCAGAAAAAAACTCTGAATTCAATATCTCATTTATATCTTGAACATGCGTAGCATCGTATATTATATCatcttttttatcatttaaattactttcaatatattcattttcaaaAGCATTTCTTAAACACTCGATCTGTTCATCgtataattcatatattttaatttcgTTATATTTTCTGCATGAACAAGTcaggaaaaaatgaaaaaaaaaaaaaaaaaattaagtgtACATAATATAGCTATTTTCACCAAAAATTGCATAACCGATTTTTTTTGAACTTTTACAATATCCTACTTACCTTATGATAGATGGTGGTATGTAGtaatattcaaaatttttttcatcatgaATAAATTTGTCTATTTTGTTTAAATCGTTCACTGTTTCATATACAAACTTGATATTGTTTATCGAGGAACATTCTCCTGTTTCTATAAATGGTTATATACATGAACgtgtacataaaaaaaagtaagaataagtaatataatatattataagaaatgggacttataaatatacaaatgGTTGTAAACATGTCTATTTATTCATTACTTGATATTTTCAATTTGGTGAGAATATCATTGTCAAAATCTGCAATCTCTCTATAATCAGGCtagttaaaaataaaattaatgtttcattttttatattttattattttttttttgaaaaaaataaataacatatatatgaacatGTTCATATTTACTAACACTTGTGTAGACATGTCCCGATAAAGAAATGTATATCAATTGgtgattatttttatataatttttttttaaatattcctaATCtgtaatatgtttatatttgaaatgatgaagaataggatttgataaaaaaaaaaaaataaaaaaatatatgtagactaaaaatattaattagtACATAACAAATAatgcatattttaaaaataacaataaaatgaacaaatttgtttaattcattttattttcacatatatacataaatatttatggATGTATGTAATTTCTATTTTAACCTTCTATGACATATTGTTAGGTTTTcctttttatctttttttttttgttttgcaAAAAACATTGTATCACGcccaaaaaaacaaaaaaaaaaatttattaattataacaCTCTTCCATTTGTTGATAAAAATAGActgaaattatttttataatataattaagtctatttttcatatgtaaaaaaaataacataattttaactttttattcgttatatactaaaatatattaaatagtAATACGTTATACACctttatgaaatatatatatcaatttattattttgcttaattataaattagctcgattatatttaaaatataatttgttaTAATCTATCACATTTCAAAGATTGATAAGGAAATCGATTTAAATTTTTCGTTGTTAtttcaataataataataataacaacatattttttataaaattatgtacattaataatattttattatttaataattattatttttaagttttatattatgacATAGCGAATGAGAACAAATGTGTAAAAATAGCTatacaatattatacatatattattagcatatatatttaagtaGCTATATTGTGATATCCCATTTTACctaattatcaaaaaaaaaaaaaaaaaaaataagggATGGACCTCCTAAATATTCTTAAAATaaacgaaataaaaaaatatccaaaataatttctttattttttttttcaacctATCTTGATCTTTTTAGtacaatttatattattaacaaaaatggAAGGAATGCAATACATATATCCAGCATATTTTTCTCACCATATCGGAAATAGCGACCACAACAGTATGCCATAAAATTAGTAATCATATACCATTCTTCAATtttgcatatacatacataacatatatttttttttatttataaacaattaaaataattgtatatagaaagctatttttttttttaattttttttaccttCTGAATTGGAAGGTTTATCGAAATGAAAaagttgtatatatatatatatataatacgattttatatacataaaaaattaattaataagaaggataacatattttaaatagtatacaattatattagcttgttttgttttgtttgaaataattttttttttttcagaaaGCCAAATATAATGCCAAAATGTCATTTTTTGATGATTCTATGTCAGATGAATCCATAAGGGATAAATTTGATGAGGAGATCGAAGAAAAGgaatatgaaaattttgataaagaaaaaaataataatgaaaaaaataaattacaaaaatataacattataaatgatgaaattCAATCAACTACTATAATAAATAGAAACCCCCAAACAAACAAGAAAACACTAAATATAAAAGGCGAATATCACTCTTTTAAGCTTCCAAAATTTTTAGAGGTATGTCCTGATATCGAAAAGAAAAAGGAAGCAGAAAATGGTGGCGAAAAGAGTGGCGAAAATGGTGGCGAAAAGAGTGGCGAAAAGAGTGGCGAAAAGAGTGGCGAAAATGGTGGCGAAAATGGTGGCGAAAAGGATGGGGGAAAAAGTGAAATATCCCAAGCAGGGGCAAATAAAAGTGCTGTTATCTCATGGTcttttgatgaaaatttatatacacaaataaaagagaagaaaaatataaatgatttatttgaagccgaaaaagaacaaaataaaataatgaacgGAAACAATAATCAAGAATGTTTAACAGATGATAGCGAATTAAATATATCTGATTTGGAcgatatttatgaaaaatatgatg
Protein-coding regions in this window:
- a CDS encoding DNA polymerase theta, putative, giving the protein MFFAKQKKKDKKENLTICHRRLGIFKKKLYKNNHQLIYISLSGHVYTSPDYREIADFDNDILTKLKISKTGECSSINNIKFVYETVNDLNKIDKFIHDEKNFEYYYIPPSIIRKYNEIKIYELYDEQIECLRNAFENEYIESNLNDKKDDIIYDATHVQDINEILNSEFFSAFENFGEKGEMVKCLDNNVMPEHVQEKNMNETQIKNIQNDKEFYKNFLFSMPTGMGKTLIYDIIIIRFILYKGYRVILTLPTVSLINEKYDYYEMLLGNSTVSLNIKKFNSFNFTGYSYSLSTDIALCTYEQANIIINIIIKNNLKSNFIFIIDEIHYINDLQRGFFIESLLTKIKYAQKNYNHIFNLRTYGFSATFSNIDHIGKWLEAKIRVSSKKTQKIKYLYKIKNVMYKDIEQKYIERTLDMPYVLDPDHLGYILSEELILKRNVLIFCSTKKQSEKVASFISNVISYYLKNNYFNISIELLEKRKKLINQLNEIKDININILEIEKLIINGIFYHHSELGKNEKDIIENALRNNILFCLCCTTTLSVGVNFNVHTIIIRNIKIGISFLTKDQIIQISGRCGRLKKKNDENNNFTIKPLHSNNKQINDSFYNEIKKDELTNKNNCYIKDYDTNCDGKVIIFLNGKDDVEYLKMLFQDDGEKKTIKSTMENFDLCKFIIELIELNIIKTKKDIIYFFFLYALKFCKYGMETDQIKDKDFPEKYKENILLEIKQIFQYLFDNKLIIIPYEKEQNYYYYIFEKIYNVNLYKIENIFNFNFLNQYININIMIKSNLQEKICLFKNLCNHYKSNNILDQENEKCTIPFITILSIFKDTHINKNIFPNLFVQFIKYLFLININNKQNNFYVYDILEEDDDLTCSEISPYVHSAPTSLDFIFNYSIIHITYVKGFSPDTLLMIFVFCLGSDINLKINFEIYESALLQNNDQINALKIFKYLDLNLDILQKYKMRKNENFKEVSERFLKGEINIEEISQTFEWVKIKRFYFSLIIYDIFNTDFYTVSRKYKLKTKELKNLYIKSCYNLSFNCKVIRNFKSSLSIFCIILENLLLKMKSKISPHIF